A genomic region of Zea mays cultivar B73 chromosome 6, Zm-B73-REFERENCE-NAM-5.0, whole genome shotgun sequence contains the following coding sequences:
- the LOC103628962 gene encoding GDSL esterase/lipase At1g71691-like precursor → MAAAAGLPRWLLLLAVVPAVTAAATAGGEGRAPALFVFGDSLIDSGNNNNLASLAKANYFPYGIDFAGGPTGRFCNGYTIVDELAELLGLPLVPPYSEASSVQHVLQGVNYASAAAGILDDSGGNFVGRIPFNQQIQNFETTVARIAGAAGAAAAADLVARSVLFVGMGSNDYLNNYLMPNYDTRRRYGPQQFADLLARQLAAQLARLHGAGGRRFVVAGVGSVGCIPSVRAQSLAGRCSRAVDDLVLPFNANVRALVDRLNGNAAAGLPGASLTYLDNFAVFRAILADPAAFGFAVVDRGCCGIGRNAGQVTCQPFMPPCDHREHYVFWDAYHPTAAVNVIVARLVLHGGADVVSPVNVRELAGM, encoded by the exons atggccgccgccgccggcctcccGCGGTGGCTGCTGCTCCTCGCCGTGGTCCCGGCCGTCACCGCTGCGGCCACCGCCGGCGGAGAGGGGAGGGCGCCGGCGCTGTTCGTGTTCGGTGACTCGCTCATCGACAGCGGCAATAACAACAACCTCGCGTCGCTTGCCAAGGCCAACTACTTCCCCTACGGCATCGACTTCGCCGGCGGCCCCACCGGTCGCTTCTGCAACGGCTACACCATCGTCGACGAGCTCG CCGAGCTGCTTGGACTGCCCCTGGTGCCACCCTACTCTGAAGCCTCGTCCGTGCAGCATGTCCTGCAGGGCGTCAACTACGCTTCTGCCGCCGCCGGGATCCTCGACGACAGTGGCGGCAACTTT GTCGGGCGGATCCCATTCAACCAGCAGATCCAGAACTTCGAGACGACCGTGGCACGGATCGCCGGCGcggcgggcgcggcggcggcggcggacctGGTGGCGCGCTCCGTCCTGTTCGTGGGGATGGGCAGCAACGACTACCTCAACAACTACCTGATGCCCAACTACGACACGCGGCGGCGGTACGGCCCGCAGCAGTTCGCGGACCTGCTCGCGCGCCAGCTGGCCGCGCAGCTGGCCAGGCTCCACGGCGCCGGGGGCAGGCGGTTCGTGGTGGCCGGCGTGGGGTCCGTGGGCTGCATCCCGAGCGTGCGCGCGCAGAGCCTCGCGGGGCGGTGCTCGCGCGCCGTGGACGACCTCGTGCTCCCCTTCAACGCCAACGTGCGGGCGCTGGTCGACCGCCTCAACGGCAACGCTGCCGCCGGCCTTCCCGGCGCCAGCCTCACGTACCTCGACAACTTCGCGGTGTTCAGGGCCATCCTCGCCGACCCGGCCGCGTTCGGCTTCGCCGTCGTCGACCGCGGGTGCTGCGGCATCGGCAGGAACGCCGGGCAGGTCACCTGCCAGCCCTTCATGCCGCCGTGCGACCACAGGGAGCACTACGTGTTCTGGGACGCATACCACCCCACGGCGGCCGTCAACGTCATCGTCGCCAGGCTGGTGCTCCACGGCGGCGCGGACGTCGTCTCGCCCGTCAACGTCCGTGAGCTTGCCGGCATGTGA
- the LOC100191955 gene encoding uncharacterized protein LOC100191955 — MEEGFTGGVRIVSRRLVRPEPTASSPANNSAPPEEEEDEIMHMTPWDLRMITVDYIQKGLLLPKPPAAGGAHAHRLVDGLASSFARALARFYPLAGRLAVDAATGGPGVVVSLRCSGEGAEFVHAEAPDVTVSDIITPPAGRYYVPSALVWSLFPLNGLLGTDAALDDDSRAPLLSAQVTELADGVFVAMSLNHAVGDGTTFWHLFNTWSEISRAGGEGREAELSTPRPVLDRWFLDTCPVPIALPLRKLEDIVRQPEYPPVRECFFDFPAESVRKLKAKANAEMAAGGGTAPAAVVLSSLQSLLAHLWRAVCRARDLAPGAETAYLLLVGCRARVRGVPQAYVGNAVTLAVAKSTAGEVLGGGLGWAALLLNRAVASFDEAGVRAELAAWARDPRFAYVEPRGYGGAATVATGSSPRFDVYGNDFGWGRPMSVRSGAGNKMDGKVTVYEGRGGAGSMALEVCLAPQALARLVADDEFMEAVSAAAP; from the coding sequence ATGGAAGAAGGCTTCACCGGCGGCGTCCGGATCGTGTccaggcgtctcgtccggccggaGCCGACCGCGAGCTCGCCGGCCAACAACAGCGCGccaccggaggaggaggaggatgagaTAATGCACATGACGCCGTGGGATCTGCGCATGATCACGGTGGACTACATCCAGAAGGGACTGCTCCTGCCCAAGCCCCCGGCAGCAGGCGGGGCGCACGCGCACCGACTCGTGGACGGCCTCGCGTCGTCCTTCGCGCGCGCCCTGGCCCGCTTCTACCCTCTGGCCGGCCGCCTCGCCGTGGATGCCGCCACCGGCGGCCCGGGCGTCGTCGTCTCGCTCCGCTGCAGCGGCGAGGGCGCCGAGTTCGTCCACGCCGAGGCGCCGGATGTCACCGTCAGCGACATCATCACGCCGCCCGCAGGCCGTTACTACGTCCCCAGCGCGCTGGTCTGGTCGCTCTTCCCGCTGAACGGGCTGCTGGGCACGGACGCCGCCCTGGACGACGACTCCCGCGCCCCCCTGCTATCGGCGCAGGTCACCGAGCTCGCCGACGGCGTCTTCGTCGCCATGTCGCTGAACCACGCCGTGGGCGACGGGACCACGTTCTGGCACCTGTTCAACACCTGGTCGGAGATCAGCCGGGCCGGCGGCGAGGGGCGCGAGGCGGAGCTCTCCACGCCGCGGCCGGTGCTGGACAGGTGGTTCCTCGACACCTGCCCGGTCCCCATCGCTCTGCCGCTGCGCAAGCTGGAGGACATCGTCCGGCAGCCCGAGTACCCGCCGGTGCGGGAGTGCTTCTTCGACTTCCCCGCGGAGAGCGTGCGGAAGCTAAAGGCGAAGGCGAACGCCGAGATGGCGGCGGGAGGCGGCACCGCGCCGGCCGCCGTCGTGCTGTCGTCTCTGCAGTCCCTGCTCGCGCACCTGTGGCGGGCGGTGTGCCGGGCCCGGGATCTCGCGCCGGGCGCGGAGACGGCGTACCTCCTCCTCGTCGGGTGCCGCGCGAGGGTGCGAGGCGTCCCGCAGGCGTACGTGGGCAACGCCGTGACGCTCGCCGTGGCAAAGTCGACCGCCGGCGAGGTGCTGGGCGGCGGGCTGGGCTGGGCGGCGTTGCTCTTGAACCGCGCCGTGGCGTCGTTCGACGAGGCGGGCGTGAGGGCCGAGCTCGCGGCGTGGGCGCGCGACCCTCGGTTCGCGTACGTGGAGCCGCGCGGGTACGGCGGCGCCGCGACGGTCGCGACCGGGAGCTCGCCGCGGTTCGACGTCTACGGCAACGACTTCGGGTGGGGCCGGCCAATGAGCGTCCGCAGCGGCGCCGGGAACAAGATGGATGGGAAGGTGACCGTGTACGAGGGCCGCGGCGGCGCGGGCAGCATGGCGCTGGAGGTGTGCCTGGCGCCCCAGGCGCTCGCCAGGCTCGTCGCCGACGACGAGTTCATGGAGGCTGTGAGCGCTGCCGCGCCGTGA